In the Uranotaenia lowii strain MFRU-FL chromosome 1, ASM2978415v1, whole genome shotgun sequence genome, ATCCGGCTGTGTATGGATGGATGGATCGACGACGACTGCACAAGAGGCATAAGGGAATAACTCTTTACGATGTttgctgaagttttttttacacaataTACTACTGATAAGGGGTGTGAATCGAAATGCCCTTAGCTAGCGGGTATGTGCCGAGTGCTAGAGCCCCGTGAAGGTTTCCATTCAAGCATCGCACACTTTTGGTGACCGAGTTCTTCAGAATAGCTTATTTGTAAAGTAATTAATTACGTTTCAGGGGAAGGCTTACCTGTGGAAATGCTGCTCCGATGCTACCGAGGTGGCTGTTCCACCGGACACAGAACTGCTGAGACTGACCGGAACTCATCGTAGCGCCGTGGTTGCTTTCTTAGACACTAAACTGAGCAGGCGGCTCAGGTGCTGCTGCTTTCCAAAAGCAAGCTGGCTGCCTTGAGCCACTTGAGACTCTTGAAGGACACCTTCGGTTAGTCGTCGTCGTGGTCGTCGTTGTCGCCTTGGTAGTCTTCGCCGTGACTCGACGATGTCGTcttgctactgctgctgatgttgttgCTTACAGGGAACACAATGTGTGATCTTCGCCGAGACGACTCTTCACTAACTAATAAGTCACAACACACGGCTCTGTATTCGATTGgggaagaaataaaataaaatatacaaCACACCGACCCGCCATGAAACACAATCGCACACAGCTCGCATCAGAGGTTCGACGGATTAGTCACGAGGGCTCTTTTCCACCATACAGAGTTTCTGTGGTCAATAGGTTTGAGCACACAGGCAAGCGAAGCGAAAAAATCGATATCTTCACCCCTTGCTTGCGTTCTCGTTACCCGGTGCTCTGTTCCGTAAACCACACTGCTGCAGCAGTGATAATAAGCGTTGGAAAAAACAACATGAACGGAGGGTGGAATAAAGGACCTCACGTACCTACGAGCAATGCTTCCCCTAAATGTAGGTCCTATGCGCTCTAATCGGAAACGAAGGAAGAAGACGAAAAGGAAAAACACTTGGACGGAATACGACTCTGTAGCGCATAGCGCACACCAATCGTGGTCGCTGTCCTTCGCCACCCCACCGCACACCGTTTTCCTTGTTCCACTATTCCCCCGTGTATTTGCCACCGTCGTCTTCGTCGTGCGCTCAGTATGAGGTCAAACGAACATCCGAAAGTTCAAAGATCCCTTGGCACATCGCCCTCcccgatttttgtttttttcgggtgTCCAATGTACAACAGCACTCTTCAAGGGGGCGATAATGGCGAAGCCGAATGCAGTACACCAAATTATCGATTTTCATAGGTGTTTTGTATTCACTTTGAATTTTGGGACAAATTAAAATGTCCAATAATTTCAGGTCCCTCCTGGATGTGTCACAAGGCGGCCACCATTATGCACTTAACCACACTCCTTCAAAAAACCTCCTGAGGAGTGCACAAAGTCTTAGTTGGTGTCTATACACACAAAAAGACACATATGTACTCTCGGTTCGTCTCAATGGCATCCACTATCGCAACGATGCTACCGAGTGGCGTTGATCCTTAAAGGCAAAGCAAAACCCATCTTTACGAGACCCCGACGAACTGTGATAGCACCCGTCGTCGTCATTGTGGACGCCGCGACGCCATTTTTGTGTATTCTAGATTCGTCGGCGATGATTGGGACACATTCGGAGCTCATTGATTTTCTTCTACTCCTCTCGATAGTCACACTAAGCGCATCAtagaaaaactaatcaagacgACGACTAACTTATTTTGAGGTCACTAAATCGAAGAAACTTGTCGAGTGCGCTGTGTGAATCCTGCTTGCTAATTATCCAACTCACGGGTATATTGCACAACCAGCCCAGGGTGATTTTTCTATCTCGCGCCTGAGCTTGTTCCGTGTCACGCGTATACGGGATGGACCCCCGATGTATAGAAACTAGATAATGGAATAGGGACTTTTTTCTATCTGGCTAAGGGTAAACAACAATATTCACTCACAAACACACGCACGCGACGCGCAgcaatggaaaaaattgaaaaaataataagattgtTCTCTACACTGAGCGGATCGGAAATACCCGCGTCGACGTCAGTCTACGACCGACTTCCCCTGCTTCTGTTCTATGACTGACGGGACGGGCAGCCTCGGCTAGTATAAGGTTTAATTTCAGCCAGCGGTTCCGTTGGTCTGTGCTGTGCACATGTTGAGCATGTATATACGGAATACGGACACAAACGGGAGTGAAGCTATACAACGCCACAAGTAATCTGAACTGATAGGAGAAATAAATACAATAATGCACACATCACTACCAAACCAATCCATGGCTCATCCGCGAAAACGAGAGTGAAATTTGTTGAATGAGGAACGTGAAGAGGAACCCTCTAGCTTGGAAATGTGCGATCGTTTCCATCGAATTCACGTTCTGTTCTGTCTGGCACTATATGAGAATGGGATGACATTTTAGCGTGTTCTCACTAACCACGTGCTCTGGTGCGTATGCAAGGAACCGTTGCAGTTGGAAACGGttgtttgttaaataaaatattagcaCTTGGTTagctttaaaattcaattcaatttgcaaAATGTACgcagataaaaaaattgcacttcAGAATTTGtaattgatgaaataaaaacaaaaattttcctcTTTCTAAGCTCTATTTACACCCCAAAGTGAAAACTTGTTTTAAGTTAAACACACGACATGAAcaggttttgaaatttgttcgaaTACAGAAGAAACAGTTACATATGGAAttcgtttgttttgttgttttatttgggattttaagcctcttgggtttattcatcccatacATATGAAATTCGAACCAGTCTGATCGTTTAAAATCTctataaaacagtttttatttcctATGTTTTCAACATGCATGCGTGCATGAGAATTAAAATACAAACAGTTCTCATaggttttcaatgttttcaataatggaatcgaattagaataatttcaaaataattcttgATCTATTCAATACGAGTTATAAAACCAGTTGATTATATGTAATCTCAAAATTCTTTCATTTTGGAGACAAATAAAGTTCTATAAACTTAAACTTGGCACTTCAACTTATCCAACAAGGTTAAGTTTGTGAAATTCGGATAAGTGGTTGACAAGTTTAAGTACCGACTAATTCTGGACGTTAGTATTTTGAGTGTTAATAAGTATGAATATCTATATATACATTCATATATCACTCGTATACATTCAGTACACTCCCTTGATTTTAACACtgaacataccgacactttgtatatacccaTTTATACCGCGGAAGGTCAAATGACCTCTAACACTTATCCGCTAAaattctcttgtttctcaaccgatttttacaaaatttatagttttggaaagacttttgactttttttgactttaaatttatctttattCAGTGCTTTGTTGATTATTTACATATATATCTTTTTCAAGTGATACAGATTGCTCTTTTCAGCTTTAGTTGATAGTGTATGTATGGTGTTTTTACATCAGATAGTACTATaatgtttcaaaatgttttgtccaATGATGAGGAACTGTTTGTTAGGAGATTTTTCTAAAGACTACTTATAGCTACTATATACAAAACCTAGGACTACTATTTACAATTAAATCTACTATTTACATGTTATCTTACTATATACAGATTTTGAATAAGTGTATGGTCAGAAGTGTTacattttttgtatgaatttggtttttgtatcagAAATTCGCTGATCTACCATCTGAATGTCTGCTACTTCGTGTAAGGTAGAGATTCTGGTGTGACGTGGGGAATTTAGGATCATCCTCAGGATCCTATTTTGCgctatttgaattttgttcttGTGAGATTGAGCACATGATTCCCATACCTCAGATGCGTAGAATATTCCTGGTGCGAATATTTGCTTGTAGATCGCCAGTTTGTTCGTTAGTGATAGCTTTGATCTCCGACAAATAAGTGGGTACAGGCTCCGGATCAGGTTTGAGCATTTGACTAGAACCTTTTCTATTTGCGAGCGAAATAAGATCTTCTCATCGAGTAGGACCCCAAGGTATGTTACTTCGCTGGACCACTCGACCCTTGTGTCATTCATAATCACCGTGCAGGAAGGCGGAGGTTTTAGTTTAGGTGATTGCCGGTGAAGGAACATTATTGATTGGGTTTTAGCAGcgttgattttaattttccacGTTTTTGTATATTCGACAAAGGTGTTTAGGCATCTTTGGAGTTTATTTGTTATTTCACGAGGCTTTCTACCCTTGACGGTTATTGCTGTATCATCTGCaacagttttggaaagcttgtaactcGACTACATATAATAATATAATTCTcaaacaatattcagctacaatcatttatttcaaagttgttcaaaatataagaaaaaaaaccgaaaaaaatgctTCGGGAAGAACCACaccacaaaaaatttaaaaaagtatgtatgtatgtctggttcccccatcggtagcaaggtccagcctatgtctgtgtggcttggccttcgaattgcttctagggcttccacggccgatggttcgtcgaggagggcatccaaccttcagagacctacaatggttggcaatccactccgcttgcaatagtctcttcaggttatccccagatgcattccctctgaaatatttagaacgtttagttatttatacaatgaaacacatcttaccttaCCTATCGgcaactttattattttttatttacatagtattccgtctcacaacataacttgacgaacataattcctaaaattcactcggtccatggcaaccgttctccaatttctcggacaccccacgttcgccagatcacgctccacttggtctaaccaccttgctcgttgcgcccccgctcgtcttgttcctaccggattcgtagcgaacacctgttttgcaggacagtcgtccggcattctcgcaacatgtcccgcccagcgtatccggccagctttcaccaccttctggatactgggttcgccgtagagtcgcgcgagctcgtggttcatccttcgcctccacactccgttctcctgtacgccgccaaagatggttcttaacactcgtcgctcaaccTTAACCTCGGCAACTTAGggaattcgaacccaaaagttttcttgccgataccaagactcgaacccagtacgcctgggttaccagactcgcgttagcctatccactagaccacatcagcgctttttgcacaaaaaatgtaaaaaagtggttaaaaatcgtacttttcaaTGAATCAATCGTCAAAGCTGCTCCAGTCccaatagaaaatttttgaaaagtgaagaaTTCTTGACGGCTATTCAAAGGaagctgtttttgtttttagacatttttatcaATCTACATTTTCTTAGATTATTCCAACTCCCAAATTtgactttgcactggattttgaggaAGTTAACAAAAGATTTAGGTAATTAAACTATATGCACAAGTAAGGCTATTTcatgccggttctagtgatgtaggggagatgggggcataatggccaccttaaggaaaacggttatttaacaatacaggttacattattgtttcgtgttcagacacttgaaaagcctattccctaacgggctgaaacgtgaaaaactagatgaaaacgttaaaaaatgcattttaaaaaattttgccaaaagctgaaaaccagccactgtggaggcataatgagaaccctccctgaggcagtatgagcaccattaatcagagcaagatgtgcgtttttgccggggaatctagcagcgaattcaattcgatgaagtcaggtgagtcgtagattcatcaaacaaagcaataacaaaataatctaggtctgtttgtagaatacaaacaattcacgcacgctcatacattaagtgctttgttcggaggatgatgctactagccgtataatgtaacaataaaaaaatcgatcatgaattgtgaatggaaaaaaatcacctcgaacagaaatctaactctagtcttttgattacctctccgacaccttaccaataggctaaattgtcggatgaaaactagtcaaggtgtggcgctataaatcaattttaattcgctgctagattctacggcagaaaatgctcattatgcctcgataatatggtgctctatatgcccctagtcaacaaatttaagtaaaaacgtgttttaaaattaataaaagtgaaaaatcaaaaatttgttgatggtaaaaattgagaaacaatgtgcacatcatgttgcagtgcgtacattatagatcaaggttattctaagatcataagagcttatttcgtggtgctcaaaaattataatattttcgttacttgagaaccaagctagtttttttttaaatatctctgtaaagatgaaaaggagattcctttttttgtgaaaaattaacactataggaagtacgaaacaaatcctcatgaaaatttatttaagaaaatacgcagtttcgtagaaaagcgtagttctcattatgcctcgggtgctcgttatgcccccatctcccctaatgCGGTGCGattcttgacaaaaatatgataaataaactATTTCATTCACCGCTTTATCTTTGCAtcataaaatgtaaaattctaACAAACCAAATTATTTCCGctcacttttttaaataaagactaaaataatatcaaaaggagtttaaattaacttcttttttgagttacattagtgaaaaaaattgatcattcaTGTTTTAGATTCCGAATTcttgtagaaattttttgctatgAAATATTTATTCACATAAACCGCTTAAATTAAGATGGCTCATCATACCTCACATCATACCACTCATGGCCCACGATCCTCCATTCTCCCCTACCATTTttttataaggtacaccggggtaagtgtggacggtttttcgtatagttcaactttaaaaaatcattagaaaatCAACTGTggagcaattttcataaaattacattcaatgtgatgcagaacatgttgtttacaaacgctgaagagatgagctcgatagaagcaaagcgagaaaagttatcacgtaaattgaaATGGACCGCTGGTGTCTCCAATtataccccgctttatggggtaagtgtggacggttctTTGTTGAATACGTtattttattgctcgaaccgtccaaaattttgaaaaaaagttcatcatactattagtaaggcatctttcaaaaaatattgtgtgtaatttatgttgcaacacacgagatccgattttatcaaaaacacagaacaaacaaGTAGGGTAAAGGACTTATTTTGGGccagaggaccaattttggaccaccttgtctagctctctaataaaacaaataattatgatttttttttagcaagcattgatgaagcccgggcacttaatgtgatgcattaattttttttcattattagttgctttataagagagctagacaaggtggtccaaaataggtcccctggtccaaaataagtccgttaccctactttACCCAactttcatgatccgaatgctaaatatagctaaataatacaattcatgaaggatgaaggatagaaaattgaaaaaatgtgttaacatcaagtctttttaaagccgtccacacttaccccaggcagGGGTTGGAgaccaaattttagttttttgtaaataaactctgttttcttcgtttttaaccgccgtttctttttCTAACAggttgtttggaatgtaagaattgtttcaatgtagagtttttcatcgagagccagctagtttacgagatatttgcaattgaaaaagatgcacatcaacttgacatcgtagttgaaaatagaaaatttaaaaaaagtcgctgtaaacatccgttattgtatgaatcgtatctttttcacagttgttggatagattacaagtaaattgaacattctgcattgaAAGTTTGAGAAAATAGTGTATAGTATcgttttaatagccatcgtccacacttaccccgcgtccacacttaccccgcgtccacacttaccccgcgtccacacttaccccgatGTACCTTATCCTGGGAGTGACGCGAGTTGCCAACATTTCGTATAGTGCTGACTCCGTAAGCAAAAAATTAGTTAGCTTAGATGAGCTGCCATCGGCTTTGGAGGATCATCTAAGCATCACCTAACCTTTCTTTCCTCAATCGTCAATCGTTTCCTAGAGTCAGGATGTTGAAATGAAGTTTTACGATCACCTCCCTACGTGACTCGCagaataacccccccccccccccccttccttaaAGTTTACTCCATACTTCTATTAAACTATCATAATACGTAGGCACTTAACATATAAGATAAGGTATACTAGTATCACTGCTGGAACTATGGTCAGTGCTAGAACGGGCTAAAACTATTCGATCCAATGCATACGCCTCTGGCTTGCGAGAAAATTCACACCGAAAACACCAGTCGTGAAATTGCTtctcacgtttttttttattctctctcCGTTTAGCTGAATGTGCTCTGTTAAATCCTAAGCGACAACAGTGACACCTTCATCTTCAACATTGTACTAAAACTTCAATTGGAATCTTATAACGGTTATCTAATAAGAATGAGCCCTCGATACTGGACTCTGCATAAACAAACTGTCGCTTGTTTAAAATTGTAACTCTATAGAAACGAATGCATTTAAGAACatagaaataaatgaaaaatgtcGCGTCGCGCTTTTcttatagagaattcgttttcaagtggtggtgcaccggtgcactaccggtagtgcactttttatcgttttcatgctcgttttcacgataAGTAgtgcactggtagtgcaccataaagtggacggtggaacactctgaaaatatttggtgttgcttgcgctctcaccaatactatcatgaattttgaaaacacgtgcttcccgatgtaaacaaatatcagctggttggtttatttctataccgcgaaaattgcgttcgagctgtttttatcccgaagaacggaaacttgttccggattcaataccagtgtcgtttccaacagaggcggagaatttcacctggatggcacgttccaaagcaaacaacgctcccaagaagaaatgtgtccagaaggcttgctgcaatcgattccaggcgatgccgaaaaagagcagcaaatcagagtgcaaaaaggccaacccaaagatctggtggaatcgcccaaaccgaaaagtattcttgttcgggagggtcctataagttggtcttcacagcaagaagcgttcagctgcatcgaagctactctgctatCAGCaagcttcgagctgtgccttagggtgacgatgctcggttgcgctaagtcccggattcccacccgttgcccttcaaaaacagTAGTTCGAtactacacccgcattgggagcttgaatttcgttcgtttcggtctgttagcaaaattttcttccccgacttccgcgatccgagttccaagaatttttttttgtaatctaaatggaaataggtactcgaacgaagGATTTGCGagaaataaacgttcaaaataccggaaccttcaagctggggtaactgcagtctagcagcagcaaacatagaccgcccagaatcagccggtattgcagttcatcagagccagaggcgaatctactaagcaaaataaatctgaaatcttaacaaTTCACCATaatacataaattcattctaaaattttcatattgtttaaaagacaatgatcaactaaagtaaatttcatttcaattttcgaagtaaaacgaaaacaaaataccagctgtaatggatttttgacagcttgatgttttttgttgacactgccgatttcacgcacacctacaaaggagagtgcaaaactcgattcatgctcgttttcagcgtggatggtgcaaaactttcgggtggtgaaaacgaatacggtataaTAATAATGGTCAGTGCTAGAACGGGCTAAAACTATTCGATCCAATGCATACGCCTCTGGCTTGCGAGAAAATTCACACCGAAAACACCAGTCGTGAAATTGCTtctcacgtttttttttattctctctcCGTTTAGCTGAATGTGCTCTGTTAAATCCTAAGCGACAACAGTGACACCTTCATCTTCAACATTGTACTAAAACTTCAATTGGAATCTTATAACGGTTATCTAATAAGAATGAGCCCTCGATACTGGACTCTGCATAAACAAACTGTCGCTTGTTTAAAATTGTAACTCTATAGAAACGAATGCATTTAAGAACatagaaataaatgaaaaatgtcGCGTCGCGCTAATAACGCAGAAAGCAACGCATGTGAAAGAGATCGATTGAATTACTATGAAAACCAACGAAACATCAAACCTGGAAATTGCAATAaggtaaaatataatttttctaatttgtgTTCAACGTGtcggataaaaaatttaatctcaTGTTACGTTTGATATAAACTTCAATTATTTTCAGTTCTTACATGCTGTCATAGACCCCGATTTCCTCCAGGATCCCTACGGATCCGAAGTGCTTACCAAACTAAACGAATTGAATCTGAGGTACGAAATCAAGCGGCAATTGATTCCAAGGATTGTTACATTCTACCGTGCAGCAGTTCAACAACAACTAACAACTCAGGGATCCATGACTGAGAAAACTGTGGATCAAAAGCACATTGTTTATCTTCTTCCAGGGGATCGGTTGGTTGAGCACGTAAAAACTGGAAACCTGCTGCAAACGATTGGACAGATCCAACAGCTTTATCCCGGTAAAATCATATCCCTTCTGGTATTTGGTTTGGTCAGTCACTGTAAGGCAAATCGTGGTTGTGTAGGTCGAACCGAAACAGAAACAGCTCTTACGGAAGTGCAGCTTTTCGGAGGTTGTTCGCATCAGTTGCTTGAAACGGCCGAAGAGGTTGGTACTTTTGTTGCTCAGCTCGGCAAAAGTTTAGCAGAGCTACCATATAAACAGCAGCAAGCTGATAAATACAGCCAGGAGCAGTTATACATGGGCAATGAAAAGAAAGGATGTGTCCGTGTTGAAGGAAATGCCGGTCTACACCAACTGTACCAGAACCAGTTGATCAAGATACCTTCGGTGACCCTTGAAGTGGCTGAAGCGATTATAAGTGTCTATCCAAGTTTGAGCCAGCTCATTGATGCTTTTCGATTCGCTGCTGATGGACCAAATTTGCTTGCAGATATTCCTATCCGAAGAGCAGCAGGTCCTATCACTACTTCCATTAGACGAATAGGGCCTGAACTgagtaaaaaaatttatttattgtacaGTACAATCGAAGG is a window encoding:
- the LOC129744724 gene encoding crossover junction endonuclease EME1-like; the protein is MSRRANNAESNACERDRLNYYENQRNIKPGNCNKFLHAVIDPDFLQDPYGSEVLTKLNELNLRYEIKRQLIPRIVTFYRAAVQQQLTTQGSMTEKTVDQKHIVYLLPGDRLVEHVKTGNLLQTIGQIQQLYPGKIISLLVFGLVSHCKANRGCVGRTETETALTEVQLFGGCSHQLLETAEEVGTFVAQLGKSLAELPYKQQQADKYSQEQLYMGNEKKGCVRVEGNAGLHQLYQNQLIKIPSVTLEVAEAIISVYPSLSQLIDAFRFAADGPNLLADIPIRRAAGPITTSIRRIGPELSKKIYLLYSTIEGKQEL